The sequence below is a genomic window from Halolamina litorea.
GGTTGCGCTGTTCGTCGGGAGCTACTACTTCTCCCGCCAGTTGTCGGCCTGAAACGCCACTGCGGGGGTCGGGACGATTACCCTTCGGTGTCCGTCGCGTCGTCGTCGCCCCGCAGCCGCACACGGACGCTCTCGGCGTGGGCCTCCAGCCCCTCCGCCTCGGCGAGGGTCGTGACCGTCGAGGAAAGCGAGTCGAGCGAGTCGCGGTCGAGTCGCTGCACCGTCGAGGAGCGCAGGAACTGATCGACCGAGAGGCCGCCGTGGACCTTCGCGCCGCCGCCGGTCGGGAGCACGTGGTTCGTCCCGGTGCCGTAGTCGCCCGCCGCGACGGGGGCGTAGGGGCCGAGGAACACGCTGCCGGCGTTGGTGATCCGGTCGAGCAGTTCCTCGTCGTCCTCGGCCTGTATCGAGAGGTGTTCGGCGGCGTACTCCTCGGCGAACAGCACCGCCTCGGGCATCGAGCGGGCGACGAGCACGCCCGAGGCGTCGTTGTCGAGCGCCTCGCGGATCAGTTCCTCACGCTCGCGTTCGCCGGCCTGTCGATCGACCTCCTCGGCGATGGCGTCGGCCAGTTCCTCGTCGGCGGTGGCGGCGACGACGCTCGCCTCGGGGTCGTGTTCGGCCTGTGCGATCAGGTCGGCGGCGACGAACTCTGGGTCGGCGGTCCCGTCGGCGAGGACGAGCACCTCGCTCGGGCCGGCGAGGAAGTCGATCTCGACCTCACCGCGGACCTCCGCCTTGGCGGCGGTGACCCAGGGGTTCCCCGGACCGACGATTTTCTGGACCGCCCGGACGGTTTCGGTACCGTAGGCCAGCGCGCCGATCGCTTGTGCGCCGCCGACGGAGTAGACGGCGTCGGCGCCGGCTTCGTGGATCGCTGCCAGCGTGACGGGGTTGATCTCCTCGGCGGGCGGGGTGGCGACGGCGACGTGTTCGACGCCGGCGACCTTCGCGGGGACGACGCCCATGATCGCGCTGGAGGGGTAGGCGGCGGTGCCGCCCGGGACGTAGACGCCGGCGCGCTCGATGGGCCGGAAGCGGCGGCCGAGTTCCCGGTCCTCGAACGTCTCGCGCCAGTCCTCTGGGCGCTGGCGCTCGTGGAACGCCCGGACGTTCTCGATGGCGTCGCGGATCGCCGCCAACGTTCCCTCGTCGACCTCGTCGACGGCACGCTCGGCCTCGGCGGTCACGTCGACGTTGGCGACCTCCACGTCGTCGAACTTCCGGGAGAACTCCCGGAGGGCGGCGTCGCCCTCCTCCCTGACTTTGGGGAGGATCTCGCGTACGTCCTCGCGGGCGCTCTCGACGCCCGAGTCCCGGTCGAAGAAGGCCCGGCGCTCGGCCGTCGAGAGGTCCGCGATCGCTCGTGGTTGCATGGCTCGGCGTTGACCGGCGCGGCCTAAGGCCGTTGCGGATAGCCGTCGCTTCGGAGCCGTGAGTTCCCGGCGGCGGGGCGTCGACCGACGACGCTGCCGCTCGGAGAAGTGAAAGTCAGGGGCCCGCTTCCACGGACGCCCGAGTAGTTTGGAGTAGTGCGTCGAAGAACGGCAGCCGACTTACAGTCGGGTCAGGTTCGTCGCGCGGGGGCCCTTGTCGGCCTGCTCGATGTCGAACTCGACCTCCTGCCCTTCCTCCAGGTCGGGACCGCCGACGTCTTCCATGTGGAAGAACACGTCGTCGTCCGCGTCCTCAGTCTCGATAAATCCGTAGCCGCCCGTGTCGTTGAAGAAGTCAACCGTACCAGTCGCCATTACGTTTCTACAAAACCGTCTCCGCATGTTAACCCCTTCGGTCCGTGGATCACTCCGATCACGGCATCGCCGGCCCATTCCGGCACGTCTCCACGGCTGGAACGCCGGCCGACGGCCCTTTACTCGGTGGCCTCGCAGTGACGGGTAGTGAACCCAGAGGACGTCCGCGAGGACTGGGCCGAGAGGACCGGGGAGTTCTCGCCGGAGTACTACGCCCACAAGGGCCCGAACGAGGCCAGCGAGTCGATCCGAGAGCTCGTCGAGCACTACAGCGACCGCTCGGCGCGGATACTGGAGGTCGGCTGTAGCTCCGGGCGCCACCTCGCACACCTCCACGACGGGGGGTTCCGGAACCTCCACGGGATCGAGATCAACGAGGACGCCATCGACGTGCTCCGCGAGGAGTACCCGGGGCTCGCGGCCGACGCGACGTTCCACGTCGGCGACGCGGGGGACATCCTCACCGAGTTCGCGGACGATGCCTTCGACGTCGTCTACACCGTCGAGACGCTCCAGCACATCCACCCCGCCGACGCCGATGACGTGTTCGACGAGGTCGCTCGCGTGACCGGCGACCTGCTCATCACCGTCGAAAACGAGTCCGCCCGCGGCGCGGGCGCCCGTGAGGACGCCGACGTCTCCTACGTCAACGACGAGTTCCCGCTCTACCACCGCGACTGGAAGGCGGTCTTCGGCGACCGCGGCTTCGCCCAACTGCTCTCGGAGTCGAGCAAGCGTCGGGACCGACTGCGGCTGTTCCGGCAGCCGTAACGAAACGCCCAACGAGGTGCGACGGGTCTGCGTAGACGATTTCCACGAGGATCCCCTCGCGATCCACTTCCGGGCACTCGGGTGAGGGTCGCAGTTCGCCCGTCAGGTCACTCGCAGTAGTAGCGAGCGCGAAGGCGTCGGGGAGACCGTCGTTTGAACACTGCGGGCTGTCCCAGTCAGAGATTGTTTCTCCGGCGTCTTTCAGAGAGTCGGCAACACGGCAGTCGGCGGTTTCGAGTGCATCGACACGTTCCCGGAACGCTGCCGCGGGCTGTTAGGTCTTCGAGAACTGCTCGGGACCGTAGATAGCCCCTTACTGGATCTGTAAAAGCGTCAGCTACCCAATCCTACACGAACGCTTGTCGGATCAGCGCCGCGAGCACCCGGGCGAACCCCGTCCCGTCGCTCCAGAACGCCGCCTCCTCGCCGACGGTCGGCATCTCCGAGGCGGGCTGGACGCTCAACAGCACCGTATCACGGTCGACCAGCAGCAGGCGTCCGACGCTGAGTTCGGGCGTCTGGTCCTCGACGGCGACGACGGAGAGGCCGGCCGCCTCGGCGGCCGCCCGCACGTCGGGCTCCGCGCTGGCGACGGTCACCGCGACGCCATCCTCGGCGACGGCCGTCAGCGCCTCGGCCACGTCCTCGGTCAGCAGCGCCGTCTCGCCGGTGGCGAACAGCACCTCGTCGTCGGCGTCGCCGATCAGGGAGGTGATCCGGGCGGTGACGTTCTCCCGCCCCTCGGTGGTCCAGATCGACTCCCGGTCGTCGGTGGGCGCGTGCTGTTCGCGGACCTCGACGAGGTACTCGAAGGCGCCGTCGCCGGCCGACTGGAGCCGGTCGTAGAGGAGTTCGCGGGCCTCCTCGATCTCGACCGGGCGGTAGCGCGTGGGCGACCCCTCCTGGACGTCGATGAGTCCCAGCGACTCCAGTTCGTCCGCCGCGCCGTACACCTGCGATCGGGGCACGTCGGTGACGCCCGCGACCTCGCTCGCGCTCGCGACGCCGAGTTTCTGCAGGCCGACGAACGTCCGGGCCGCGTAGGTCGACAGCCCGAGTTCGGTCAGCGCCTCGACGGCCTCGGCGTCCTGCATCACTCCTCGTCTCGACTCCACGCTTGGTTGATCCGGCCGAGTTGGGTTTCGCTGATCTCACCCCGCTCGAAGCCGCCGTAGGCGTCGTCGAGGTCGGCCGCGGAGACGGCGCCGGAGGCGGTGACGCGCTCGAAGACGTCGGTCACTACTTCCACCGTCGTCTCACCACTCGTCTCGTACTGCCTCCCGTCGACAGTCACGATACCCTTGAAGTCGAACTGGTCGCCGTCTTCGGCCGTCTCGGGTACCGTCGCGGTGTACCGCAGCGTCGGGTTCTCGCCCTCGAACGCGACCGAGAGCAGGCCGTCGCCCTCGACGGTCCGAACGGGCACGGGCGTCGCCGACTCGACGCTCGCCGTTCCGTCGACGCGCTCTGAGAGGACCGCGCGGCCGTCGACCCCCTCCGTTTCGACCGTCACCGAGACCGTCCCGCCGGGGGCGACGACGCCGCGGTCGAACCGGCGCCGGGCACGCGGCTCCGACGCGGTGGCGTCGGTCGCCTCGGCACCGTTACCGGCCACGGGTGCCGCGGCCGTCGTCCCGTCGGCCGTACCGCTCGTCGTGGGCTCCTGATCGTCCGAATCGTCGTCCGGCGCCGGGAACACGTCGGCGGGGCCGACGTACTTCGTCCACACCGCGAGCATCGAGGGGAGCACCAACACGCTCGCGAGGAACGCGTAGATGATCGTCAGCCCCGTGATGATCCCGAACTGCTGGAGCGGCGGCAGGATGGCGAACACCAGCACGCCGAAGCCGCCGACGGTGGTCGCCGCCGAACCGAGCAGCGCGCCGCCGGTGCCGGTGACCGCACGCTCCATCGCCGTCCAGATATCGCCCGTACGGTCGAGTTCCTGGTTGTACCGCTCGGAGAGGTGGATGCTGTAGGCCACCCCGAGCCCGACAGTCAGGCTCGTGATCATCCCCGTGATGACGTTGAAGGAGATGTCCAACAGGAACATCGTCCCGAGGATCCACGTCACCGAGAACGCCACGGGGAGCAGCGTCACCGCCCCCAGCGTCGCGCTGCCCTCGGTGATCCGGTAGGCGATCATCAGGAACGCGAACGTCGCCACGAGCGTGATGATCAGGCTCTCGACGACCGTTTGCAACAGCTGGTCCTGTACGATCTTGTTCAGCACCGCGCTGCCGGTCGCCGTGGCCTCCAGTCCGTCGCCCTGCAGTTCGTCGGCGACCGACCGCATCGACTCGGTCACCGCGTCGCCGCTCGCACCGCCCTGCACGGAGACGATCATCCGCATCGCGACGTACTCGCCGTCCTCGCGGTGGATGACGCCCGCCGCGCGGTCCGGAGCGGCCTCGTAGAGGTCGTCGTACAGCGCCGCGAGGTTCTGGTCGGGTACGCCGTCGCCGTTGCGGTCGGCGGCGGCGAAGCTCTCGTTGAACGACTCGTTCTCGGCGGCGACGCTCTTCATCACCGTCAGCGGGCTCTGAATCCGCGCCTCGCCGTTCGAGAGCGTCTGGGTCACGTCCTCCTTGTCCGCCGCGGAGCGCTCGGCCGCGTCGATGCGCTCTAAGGTGTCGGCCTGCGTGATCCCGCCGCCGCCGTCGTTGCGTATCAGGATCTGGGCCTGGGAGTCCTGCCGGACGAAGTTGTCGTTGACGTACTCGAGGTTCGCCTTCGCGGTGTACTCCCCGGGCGCGAAGGGCTCGGGCAGGTCCTTCATCCAGTCGGCCGGGTCCTCGGCGATGAAGTCGGTCTGCTCGAAGGAGGTGTCGACCTTCGTCGCGCCGTACCCCCCGCCGGCGCTGACTACCAGCGCCAGCACGATGACGAGGTACGGGCTCTTCTTCGCCGCCGTCGAGCCCAGCGAGAGCACCGTCGAGAACGCGCCGCCGCCGGTCCCGAACGCGCGCTTGCGCCGGTCGAAGCCGCGGGCCTCGAAGGCCTCGTCGATCTCGACTTTCACCGCGGGCATCAGCAGGCCGAAGATCAGCAGCGCCGCGGTTATCCCCGCGGAGCTGACGACCCCGAAGTCACGGATCGGCGGCACCGGGCTGGTGAGGTTCGAGAGGAACCCGATCACCGTCGTCGCCGTCACGTAGAGCAGGGCGATCCCGACGCCGACCAGCGCGGTCCGCATCGAGCCCCGCGGGCCGGCGGTCTCGTCCTGCGTGCGCTCCTCGCGGTGGCGCATGAAGATGTGGATCGCGTAGTCGATGCTCAGCCCGATCAACAGCACCGGGACGGCGATGAAGATCTGGTTGAAGTCGATCCCCGTCCAGCCCATGATGCCGAACGTCCACGCGAGCACGGCGCCGATGCCGAGCAGTCCGAGCACGATGTCGAGCGGGTCGCGGTAGGCGACCACCAGCGCGATCAGCACGAACGCGATCGCGAGCGGGCCGACGATCACCAGACTGTCGCTCATCGAGTTGGTGATCTCCTCGGAGATGATCCCCGCCCCGAAGACGAGGTACTCCCCGCCGTCGCCGCTGTCACCGAGGTCCTGCATCGCCAACTGGGCGTCGACGACGTCGTCGCCGGCGGTCCCCTGTGCGGCCGACCCCGAGCCCTCCATCGTGACGATGATCATCGTCGCGTCGGCCTCGGTCGATCCGGGTTCGTAGTCGGTGGGCATCAGGCCGAAGGCGCCGATGCTGTCGCCGCTCCCGCCGCCCCCGGCGTTACCGCCCGCGTTCTCGCCGAGCACCAGCAGGACCGCGTCGTCCAACTCCGAGTCGTTGAGCGAGGTCAACTGCTCGCGCTGCTCGGCGAGCGTCGCGTTCCTGGCGTTCCGGTACTCCTCGCGCTCGGTGTCGAGTTCGTCCGCGAGCTCCTGCAGGCGGTCGGCGTCGGCCTGAAGCTGGTCGGCGCGCTCCTGCAGTGCGGTGTACTCATCTTCGAGGACGCCGCGCGTCCCCAGCCGGTAGGCCTGCCGTGCCTCCTCCTCGGAGGTCGCGTTGCGAAGCTGCTGGGCCGCGGTTCTGAACGTCGCCGCGTCCTCGTCGCCGAGTTCGACCGAGGTGTTCGCGCGCACGTCCTCGAACTCCGCGTCGATGCTCGCGTCGCGGTCGTTTCGCAGCGTCGTCAGGGCGGCGTTGAGCTGTTCGCCCGTCGCCGCGAGCGTCTCGTTTCGCTGCTCGATGGCGGCCTGTTCCTCGCTGAGGCTCTCGTTGAGCGCTTGGAGTTCGGCCGCGGTTCGCTGGACGTCACGGCCCTCGTCGGCGGAGAGGGAGGCGATGGCGATGGCGTTCGCGATGCTCGCGCTCGGGGGGTCGCCCGCGAGCGTGCCGTTGATCGTTTCGTCGTCCCGGAGCGACCGTTGGTAGTCGATGATCCCGACCAACGACTCCTGATCCAACACGTTCCCGTCCGGTTGGCGGACGATGACCTGTGCGGTCGTCGTGTCGTCGTCGTCGGTGGTGAAGTTCTCGTTCGCGTAGTCGAGGGCGTCTCCCTCGGCGGAGTCGGTCTGGAACTGATCGAGCGACGAACTCTGCTCGACCATCGTGGCGCCGCTGCCGACCGCCACGGTGAGCACCAGCATCACCGCGATGACCGCACGGCTGTGGTCCATCACGCCGTCGACGACTGCGTCGACTCCCCTCATCCGCTCGGTTCCCTCCGTATCGACCGTTTGCCGTCGGTACCCATCTGTATGTACTCTCGTACTAACAGGGTGTGCATAACGTTTCCGACTTCCTGACCGTACGTTCAACCACGGCGCGTCGGGGGGTGGTCGTGGGGTCTCCGGTACACCCGCTATCGGCGTTCCCGGCGTCGTCGCAGCGCTCCGGACCGGAGCGACTCCCGGTGTGCTGCTGGCCGAACCCCTGACCCAGTTCCTCCTCAGCGGCCTGACGCGCCGGGTTTCGAGCGTTTCCATCCCGAGCCACCCGAGCGGCCGGATCCGTGCAGACGGAACGCTTTTCCTGACCGGACGTTCAGTATCGGTATGTCGCTTATCCCGGAGCGCCTCCGGCCGTATCTGGCCGGGCTGTTGGGGACGCTCGCCACCGGGTTCGGCCACCTCTACCTGCGGCGCTGGCTGCGCGGGTTCGGTTGGATCGCGCTGGCGTTCGGCGTCACGGCCGCGTTCGTTCCCGACTCCGCGCTCCAGAGTATGGCCGCAGGCGAGGCCGTCTCGACGCAGTCGGCGCTCTACCCGACGATGGCCGTCCAACTCGCCGGCGCGTTCGACGCGTTCCTGCTGGCCTACCGGAACCGGACCGACGACGCCACCGGCGCTGAGGGACCCGTCGTCGCCGACGCCACGGCCGACGCCGAGGGTTCCACGCCGGGTACCGTCGCCTGCCCCAACTGTGGGAAGGAAGTGGACGCCGACCTCGGCTTCTGTCACTGGTGTACGACTGAGTTCGTGACCCCCGACCCCGACTCGAACTGACCCCGATCCGGGCGTCCGGGAGGGCTGCGACCGATACGCCTATCCCGGTTACTGAACATTCAATCAACATGGGGGAGACACCACCGTTCCTCGCGGACCCCGAGAGCACACGGGAGTCCATCATGCGCGCGACGTACCTCGCGCTCTGTGAGCACGGGTACGCTGGCCTGACGATCCAACGGATCGGCGAGTCTTTCGAGAAGAGCAAGTCGCTGTTGTACCACCACTACGACGACAAGGACGAGCTGCTGCTCGCGTTCCTGCAGTTCATGCTCGAACAGCACGAGGCGTCGGTTCCCAAGGGTGCCGAGGAGGGCGCCGCCGAACGGCTCGACACCGTCCTCGACGCGATGTTGCCGCCGTCGCTGTCCGACGAGCACGAGGGGTTCACGGCCGCGATGGTCGAACTCCGGGCGCAGGCCGCCAACGACGAGCGCTACCGCGAACAGTTCGCCGAACACGACCGGGCGTTCCACGAACAGCTCGTCGCCGTGGTCGAGGACGGCATCGAGGACGGCACGTTCGCCGACGTCGATCCGGAATCGGTCGCGCAGTTCCTCAGTAGCGTCATCAACGGCGCGATGACCCGCCGGGTTAGCGGCGGCGACGACGACGCCGTGACCGCCACTCGAACCGAGGTCGACGCGTATCTCGACCGCGTGGTTCGGGCCGGCGACGGGGGCGCGGCATGACCGACGCCGCCGTCGACCTCCGCGACGTTCGCAAGACCTACCGGATGGGTGACCAGACAGTCCACGCCCTCGACGGCGTCTCCCTGACCATCGAGCGGGGCTCCTACACCGCGGTGATGGGGCCGAGTGGCTCAGGGAAGTCCACGCTCATGAACGTCGTCGGCTGTCTCGACACGCCCACCGAGGGCGTCGTCGAGGTGGACGGCGTCGACGTGACGACGCTTTCCGACGCCGAACGCACCGCCCTCCGGGGTGACGAGATCGGGTTCGTCTTCCAGACGTTCAACCTCATGCCCCAGCAGACCGCCCGCGAGAACGTCGAACTGCCGATGACGTTCCAAGGCGTCGGGCGCAAGGAACGCCGTGAACGCGCCGCGGAGTTGCTGGATCGGGTGGGGTTGGGTGACCGACTCGACCACAAACCCAACGAACTCTCCGGCGGCCAGCGCCAGCGGGTCGCCATCGCCCGCGCGCTCGCGAACGACCCCGCGATAATCCTCGCCGACGAGCCGACCGGGAACCTCGACAGCGAGACCGAGGCGGAGATCCTCGAACTGTTCGAGGAGCTAAACGCCGCCGGCAACACGCTGCTGGTGGTGACCCACGAGCGGGTGGTCGCCGAACACGCCGAACGGATCGTCCACCTGTTCGACGGCGGACTCGAGCGGATCGAGGAGATCGACCAGCGCCGCGTCGCCGGGGAGGCTGGGCGATGAAACTCGGCGAGAGCGTCCGGATGAGTTGGCGCGCGATCACGGGCCACAAGCTCCGGTCGGTGCTGACGGTGCTGGGCGTCGTGATCGGCGTCGGCTCGGTGATCACGTTCGTCACGCTCGGCGCGAGCCTGCAGGCCGCCATCGTCGGCGACGTGGCGACCTCCAGCCCCGACATCGCCGTCTCGGTCGGCCCCGAGAGCGGACAGGGCGGCCCGCCGAGCGGCGACGCCGTCCCGGTGTTCACCGAACACGACATCGAGCAGCTACAGGGTATCGAGAACGTCGAGGCCGTGGTGCCGACCGGACAGGTCGGGATCGCAGGGCTACAGTACCGCGACGACCGGATCAGGTGGCCGTCGATGACCGCGACCACCGCCGCCTCCTTCGAGGGCGACGACTTCGCCTCCGGCGGGGTGTTCACGGCCGGCGAGAACGAGGTCGTCCTCAACCCCGCGGCCGCGACGATGTTCGAGCAGAACGTCTCGGCGGGCGACGAGATCACGGTGGAGTTCTCCGAGAACGACTCGCGAACCCTCACCGTCGCCGGCGTGCTGAACGCCTCGACCGGCTTCGCGGCCGTCGCCGGCGGCGGCGGGACACCCGCGATCTACGTCCCGACGGACCCGTTCTACACGACAACCGCCGAGAGCCCCGCGACCGGCGAGCGCGAGCGGGCGTACCCACAGCTGACGATCCGGGCGGTCAGCTACGAGCAGGTCGACGACGTGGAGCCGCCGGCGCGTGACTACCTCGAAAACGAGTCCGACGCCAGCCAGCTCAAGCCCGAGTCCTACGAGATCACGCTCACGACCAACGACGCGTTGGTCGAGCAGATCCAGAGCATCCTGAGCACGTTCACCAACTTCATCACCGGCGTCGCGGTGATCTCGCTGCTGGTCGGCGCCATCGGCATCGCGAACATGATGCTCGTGAGCGTCACCGAGCGGACCCGCGAGATCGGGATCATGAAGGCCATCGGCGCCACCCGCCGGGACATCGTCCAACTGTTCCTCGTCGAGTCGGTGATCCTCGGCGTGATCGGCTCGGTGATCGGGACGCTCGTCGGCCTCGCCGGCGGCTACGCCGCGGCGACGCTGATCGACCTCCCCATCGCGTTCGCGCCCGAGTGGTTCGCCATCGCGGTCGTCGTCGGGATGGGCGTCGGCGTGCTCGCGGGGATCTACCCCGCGTGGGACGCCGCCCGCACCGACCCCATCGACGCACTCCGCCACGAGTAGCCGGCGTCGGCCCTCCTCCCGCTGCTTCGGCCCTCCTCCCGCTGCTTCGGCCCTCCTCTCGCTGCTTCGGCTCTCCCCCCCGCTGTTTCCTCGTTTCATGGCCCTCTACCCACCGCTTCCCGAGCGCGGGCAGACTCTTCACCCCGGCATCGCAACACCGACCATGCCGCTCCTGACGATCACCGCCAGCGTCGACCCCGGTGACACCCAGTCGTTCCTCGCCGACGTCGCCGACCTGTACGCCGACAGCATGGACAGCGAGATGCGCTTCCTGACCGCGAACTTCCGCCACAGCGACCGCGAGGGCCTCTGGCTGGGCCGGGCCGATCCCGACGAACCGGTCGTCCTGCTCGAAGCCGACATCCGCGAGGGACGCCCGGCCGACCAGCGGCGCTCGTTCGCGCTGGCGTTCATGGAGCACGTCCGGGAGCGATGGGGCGTCCCGGAAGCCAACATGAAGGTCGTATTCACCGAACACGAGGGCGCCCACTTGATGGGCTACGACCGCGTCGGCGGGGACTGGGAGCCGTAGGTCACGGGGACCGAACTGTCCTGATACCGTGACTTGGTTCCGAGACCCGAATCCTTATCTTCTTAGGCCCGCCTAAACCAGAGTGATGCCGACCGAGAAGCGGGTCGACGAGGTCGAAGCGCTCCCCGTGGTCAACGCACACAACCTCTCGGCCGAGCGAACGGTGTTCACCGAAGAAGGGAACGAGAACGGATGGATCTCGACCGATCTGACCGTCTCGGTCAGTCGGTGAGCCCGTCGTCGCCGAGGTAGCGTTCGAGCGTGTGAGCGTCCTGTTCGATGGCGAGTAGTCCCGACGAGAGCGTCTCGACGGTACGTTCGTCGCGGACGGCGCCGGCGGTCTCGATCGCCTCACGGAACGTCACCGCGAGCGTCGCGTAGCCGTCGATGTCGCCCTCCAGCGAGTCCCGCAGGGTGTACACGTCGCCCGCTTCGATCCGCATCGGGGCGTGTTCGCGGATGCCCATCGGGCCGTTGACCGGGACGCCGCCCAGCGCGTGGACCCGGAGCGCGAGGTCGTCGGTCAGGTCGCTGAGCCGGTCGGCCTGTTCCGTCAAACGCTGTTCGATCTGTTGTGACTCCGCACCCGAGGCCGTCCAGTAGTGTTTGCGGACTTGATTGAACAGGATGTACAGCCCCGAGAGACAGCGGTTCAGGTCGTCGATCACCGCCGCGGCCGCCTCGGGCGCGAGCCGAACCGTGTTCTCGCCGACGGTGCCCCACTCCCGGCGCAGTTCGGCGTCGTCGGGCCGGCGGAGGTGTGGCGCGCTCATCGCTCCCCCACGAGCGTGTCGTCCTCGACGTAGCGTTCGATCGTGTGGGCGTCGTCCTCGATGGTTTCGAGGCGGCTCTCCAGCAGTTCGCGGCTGGCCTCGTCGCCGACCGCCCGAGCCACGTCGACGGCGTCGCGGAACGCCACCGCGAGCGTCGCGTAGGCGTCGAGGTCACCCTCCAACGATGCCCGCAGGCTGTAGAGGTGCTCCGCTTCGAGGTGGACCGGCGCGTGTTCCTGGATCTCGGGAGGCGTGCTCACGGGGACGCCGCCCAACTCGGAGATCCGGTGGGCGACGGCGTCGTCGACGTGGCGGAGCCGTTGGTAGGCGTCGCCGAGGAACTCGGCCACGTCGCCGGACTCGGCGCCCTCGGCGCTCCAGTAGTGCTTGCGCACGAGGTAGAAGAGGTTGAACGTCCCCGCGTGGACGACGTTCAGCGCCTCGACCATCTCGGCGGCGTTGTCAGACTTCGTCTGACTGCCCGAGGAGGTTCCCTCCTCGCCGTCGTCGCTATCGACGCGGACGGCGTTCTCGGTGACCGTCTCTCGCTCCTGTTTGACGGTCGCTCCCTCGGGCGCCCGGACGAGTCGCCCCTGCTTGGGATCGGACACGGTTACGCCTGCACGAGGGTGTCGTCCTCGAGGTAGTGGTCGATGTCGTGGGCGTCGTCCTCGAGGTCCTCCAGCACCTCACGGAGGAGTTCGGCGGTCGCGTAGTCACCCAGATCGGTCGCCAGGCCGACGTGTTCACGGACGCTCTCGATCACGTCGCCGTAGCTCTCGAGGTCGGCTTCCAGCGAGTCACGGATGCCGTAGACGTCCTCGCCCTCGAACTCGATGTAGGCGCGGGCCTCCTGCTCGGCCGGGCCCGCGACGGGGACGCCGCCGAGTGCCTGTGCGCGCTCCGCGATGGCGTCGGCGTGCGTCTCGAGCGTGCCCGCGGCGCCGTCGAGGAAGTCGTGCAGGTCGCCGGACTCGGCGCCCTCGACGTTCCAGTGGTGCTTACGGACCTGGTGGTAGAGCACGTACGCGGAGGCGAGGTCGCGGTTCAGCGCGTCGACGATCTGTTCGGCTTTCTCGGTGTCGATGCGGACGGCGTTCCCCTCGACGGTATCGGCCTGCTGTCGGACGGTCTTCTGGGTACTCATGTGTACACCTGTATAAGTTCGGTACGCCCATAAAGGTTGCATCCGTGATGGACGGTTTTGGCAGCTTCGACGCCTGATTCGGCAGTATTCGGGATCTTCAGGGCGAGCGATCGGGCAGTCGGCCCGCGCGACGAGACGGGCCGCGTGACAGCACGGTTCCCGGCCGGGAGCATCCCCTCACTCGTCGGTCTCGGATCGCTCGACTTTCGTGAGCGTCACGGCGAAGGTGGCGCCCTCGGAGCCGGGGTCCTCGACGGCCACGTCGCCGTCGTAGCCCTCGACGAGCGCTTGCACGAGGAACAGGCCGATCCCCGTCCCCTCGCTCTCCAGGCCCTTCTCCCCTTTGCCGAACACCGTCTCGGCAGCCCCCTCGGGGATCCCGGGCCCGTTGTCGGAGATCCGGACGACGATCTCGTCGGCGGTCTCGGTCGTCGACACCGTGATCCGGGGAACGGGCTTGTCGTTGTGCTGGACGGCGTTTTTCAGGAGGTTCCGGAACACCGAGTCGAGCATCTCGTCGGCGACCACGACGCAGTCCGGGATCGGCCCCTCGACATCGACGACCGCCTCCGGGTACGCGTTCCGGATTCCCTCGATCTCCCGTTGCAGGACGGGCCGGAGTCCCACGCGGTTGAGCTCCTCCGCGTCCGAGAACAGCACCGCGCTGATCTCGCGGGCGGTCGTC
It includes:
- a CDS encoding cold-shock protein, producing the protein MATGTVDFFNDTGGYGFIETEDADDDVFFHMEDVGGPDLEEGQEVEFDIEQADKGPRATNLTRL
- a CDS encoding TrmB family transcriptional regulator — translated: MQDAEAVEALTELGLSTYAARTFVGLQKLGVASASEVAGVTDVPRSQVYGAADELESLGLIDVQEGSPTRYRPVEIEEARELLYDRLQSAGDGAFEYLVEVREQHAPTDDRESIWTTEGRENVTARITSLIGDADDEVLFATGETALLTEDVAEALTAVAEDGVAVTVASAEPDVRAAAEAAGLSVVAVEDQTPELSVGRLLLVDRDTVLLSVQPASEMPTVGEEAAFWSDGTGFARVLAALIRQAFV
- a CDS encoding class I SAM-dependent methyltransferase, giving the protein MNPEDVREDWAERTGEFSPEYYAHKGPNEASESIRELVEHYSDRSARILEVGCSSGRHLAHLHDGGFRNLHGIEINEDAIDVLREEYPGLAADATFHVGDAGDILTEFADDAFDVVYTVETLQHIHPADADDVFDEVARVTGDLLITVENESARGAGAREDADVSYVNDEFPLYHRDWKAVFGDRGFAQLLSESSKRRDRLRLFRQP
- the hisD gene encoding histidinol dehydrogenase, whose amino-acid sequence is MQPRAIADLSTAERRAFFDRDSGVESAREDVREILPKVREEGDAALREFSRKFDDVEVANVDVTAEAERAVDEVDEGTLAAIRDAIENVRAFHERQRPEDWRETFEDRELGRRFRPIERAGVYVPGGTAAYPSSAIMGVVPAKVAGVEHVAVATPPAEEINPVTLAAIHEAGADAVYSVGGAQAIGALAYGTETVRAVQKIVGPGNPWVTAAKAEVRGEVEIDFLAGPSEVLVLADGTADPEFVAADLIAQAEHDPEASVVAATADEELADAIAEEVDRQAGEREREELIREALDNDASGVLVARSMPEAVLFAEEYAAEHLSIQAEDDEELLDRITNAGSVFLGPYAPVAAGDYGTGTNHVLPTGGGAKVHGGLSVDQFLRSSTVQRLDRDSLDSLSSTVTTLAEAEGLEAHAESVRVRLRGDDDATDTEG